Genomic window (Phaeodactylum tricornutum CCAP 1055/1 chromosome 3, complete sequence):
ATAAGCAAAAACATTCTTTTGTGATGTTGCCTTGCAGTCCTCATCTCCCGTTTTCCGCACACTCTTATTATGTGCTGCCTTTTATTTAACTCTTAGCACGAGCAAATTTCACTTGGATCGACATTTTCACTTACTCCTATTTTATTGTAAATCGTCTTACAATACTTTGATCAACGGGAGTGAAGTAATTCACAGTGAGTTCTTGTATCTTTGATAAAAGAACGAGTAATGTAAGACAGAGAAGTCCTGATTCACACACAAAAATGGTCCATTTTTCAAACGGTCTTTGCATCCCTTGCACCATTCAATTTTAAATTAGAAAAAATCACTCGTCAAGGATCCAGCCAAAACCAGTAAGAAATGAGGCACGGCTTGTATACAGTTAATGATTTCCGACAGCCTGCCCGTAGTTCGTGTCCGAGCCAACCGCAAAAGCACCACAATGCAGTCTCGAGCCCtgattaacagtaaaacatcAACACAAATTGATAGTGCAGTAGAAAGTCTTCATTACCCAAAAAGTAGAGATATTCAGCGGCATACATTTCTGAATACCATGGTGAGAGCTCCAACAGCTCATGGACTGGACCGAAAATTTAAGCCTTGGCGGAAGGGCAAATCCGAAAACGCCAAATCGAAACGGGGCACGTTCAAGAAGCAGCTTCGGGGACAGCAGCGGCTACTCCTAAAGACCACGGATGAAGCCCACAAGCAGATGATTAAAGCGAAAATTAAAGAATTGGAAGCATATATTGTGCAGAACGAACGCGTTAGTACAGAGCGAGAAAACGCGAAAAAATCTCACGGCGTTCGCTTTTTGGAGCGCCAACGTTTGACACGTTTGGAGAAGAGTATTCGCAAGAATCCCAACATCTCTAGTGAAACGAGACAGCAGGAACTGTTTAAAATTGCACTAGACATGGTTTATGTTGCGCACCACCCTCATGATGTCAAGTACATGCCCCTATTTCGGCAGAAAAAGCGGATGGTCGATGCGAGGCGGCCCTTGTATAAACGATGTCGAACGCGAGAGCGCGTGTTGAAGACTCTGCAGGACGGTAGGCAGTCCAGAATTTCTTGGGTAGCGAACGAATTGTACGATATGCTTCCAAGCGGCTGGTCACTGACGCAAGAAGAACAGATTTTTGGAGTGGAGGAGAAGAAATACAAGACAGCAAAGTCAGAAAATGAGGACAAACGATTTACCGCAGCATCGGAGCAGACCGCCATGATGAAAGCTGCAGAAAAGGTGGACGCTATCATCGAGAAAGAAATTCCTATTGGTGACACAAGAGCCATGGAAAGCGAAGGCGACAATGACAGCAGCTCAGAAGAGGCGACGAGCAGTGACGAAAACGCCGGTAATGATCCTACAAGCGAAAAAACCTTTTCTAATGTTAGTGAGGGACATACCCTTGGTGCCGTTCAATCACAAGATTGCAGTGATGAAGATAGCGATGATTCATCATTGAGCAAACGACATCACTCGAAGATTTCCGAGAGATATGGCGAAAGGTCAAGTAGTGACAGTTCTTCTGAAAGTAGCAGTGAGAGTGATGACGACAAAGAACCAATTCCCGATATAAAGCCATCAAGGATGCAGAAAACCGAATCGAGCGACGAATCGTCGGATGACTTCTTAGTCGCAGTTGATTTAGACTCATCAATCTCCTTTGCAAGTGCCAAAAAAGACAGATCTGCGGACGAAGCCAAGGGAGATAAAAGCAAAGGTTGGGCTACGCAGCGCCAACGCCCTGGCCAGTACAAGAAACCACGGATAAGACGCTAGCAAATCACTTGTTCTATCCTTACAAACATAGCTAAAGCTCAGCCCCATATTACTTTGCTCCAGCTTTGGTAAGGGGTTCTGCATTGTCATGcggtaaggacaacgtctcatCGTCGTTTACTGAGATCTCGTATACCTCTGACCGATATATGTATTTTACCAAAAGGCGAGGCTGTGCTTTCTGAGTAGATGTCACTTCCCTAGGTCTTCTCCATAAGCCTGCAAGCCAGGTTGAACATCCCTCGTCAACAGCTTCTTTCTCGGTTTGTCCGGGAAACTCCAAGGGGCAAAATCCCAGCAGATTCTTCTTGGATACATCTGCCAATTTAATTGAGGATTCGGACACCCAGAACTGCATTGGAACAGTTACATCGAAGCTATCACCACCCGAAATATAGTAAATAGCCTTTTGGATCACCAGTCCATTCTCCTTTGTTTCTTGTCGGACGCGGGCGACCGCTCGTGATTCCATTAGCTTCTGCTGCTGTATCGCCTGGGCCCGCGATTTCATCCCTGTTTGTCCTCGCTTTACATCTCTACCTGCAGTGGTTTGATTTCCATTGAGTTCATTAAAGACACGACTAATGGTTTCTTGTAAAGCGTGGCTTAAGACAATGGCGTAAAAGGCTTCCATGGTAGTGAACCATGGATTGATGTGTCCAGCATCCAAAATGATCGGTATGCGCACTGTCAAGTCAGCATCGGACCAGACCAACGTCCATGTCAATCCCTTGAATGTGCGTAGAATACCCATACTGATACATATCGCCCGTTGCAGTTTTTGCGACAGCGAAAAACCTACGTTCAATCCGGATCCTCCCGACCATCGAGTCGATAAATTGAATGAGCGCTTTGCTGACGTTCGTGGCGAAACCGAGAACGACAAGAACGGAAAGCAGGTTTTGCTCCAGCCTGCCGAAAGCCTCCAAGGGTGCTGGGTATGTGCATTTATCGTGACGCCTGTAGATACAGCAGCGGAAGAACATAACCTCTGGTCCAAAGATACAGTTCCTTTGAGCGTATAGGACTCACTCAGTTTTCGACTAATGGAAACGTCGGCTTTGCATGTAGGCTGCTGATTCATTGGAGTACTAATGTCGATACTGGAGAAAGTGGATTTTGAAAAGCCAATATCAGTCGATCCTCCTATCTTAATTTCCTTGTGGTCGCCCACTGTAGAAATCCCACTCTCCACAAAACCCAAATTGTTGGAGAACTGATACCGACCAGCCAAAGTTCCTGTCAAAAATCCGGTACTGCCTTTTGCGACGGAGCTTGCCCCAATAGACCCACTCCAGTTACCTCTACCGTTTCCAAGTACTGGACCGAAAATTAACGGGAAACGGGAATCCAGTGACATGCGCTGCCCTTTGACAGTTTGGAAGCCCTTTTCGTTGGAGAGGCGCAAAGGATACTCGATCAACGCAGAACGCGTCACAGCCACGGATGTAGGATTTCGGGCCTTGTTATTATTGTCGGATGTAAAAGACCTAGCCGACAGTCGGGAAGGGTCCTTGGCACTGCTCGTACCGAGATTTGTAGAGAGACTGAGATCGAAAGGGTCAGAGGAAAGTCTTAAGTCTGGCTGTCGAATTGTAGCCGCATAATCGTCAAAATGACCTATGAAATGTTCTGCTTCCTCCAGTGACGAGGGCATTGTATCTTGCTCCTCTTTTGAAGTTTAAGAGCAAAGAGGAGCACGCTTGCGAAATACAGAACGTTCATATCGGAGTCATCTCATCATTTCACGACAGTCGGATCAATTTCATTCTGCtcctgttttggaaaaatgaTACGCGTCTTTGGACGGAGAACAGACGGCGATATTTCGACAACGTCTACCCTCTTTTCCCCTCTCGAAACAAATACCGTCGCAATTTACGAAAACGTAATAAATTTTATCCTCCGGAAATGCTGCTGATGTCGATGGCGTTAATGTAAGCAATTTGGAGATCTCATGATACAGCATTTTGTATAGTCATTTCAATCGCCGCTAGCCTGAATACATCAGTGGTATTCTATCGACCTAAAATTCGGGCGCTTGTCGAAAGACACATGACAATCACGCTGTTAACAATGTGCGTCAAAGTGTACACGATGGTTTTATCATTGATCATCGTCACGCTAATTGCAAGTGCTGGCGGGTACGTGCTTCCGCAACAACTTTGCTTTGCTCCGTCGATTTCTTACCGCAGAATGGCATCGGTCAGAACGGAATCGGGTCTATATGTCTACGTTGAGCCGAAAGAAAGATGGGTTTCTCGACGCACTGTTTTTCAATCCACAATAGCTGCTAGTGTTTCGATTGTCTCGATGTCGGGACAGTTCGTGCTGGCCGACGAGGTTGAAGAATCTTCCGTTCTGCCTCAAACGACGACCCGCCCTTACGCACCGACTGAATTTCTAATGCCTGCAGTTCGAGTCCAACACGTGATCGAACGAGCTTACGACTTGGCCACATCGCTCCAAGTACCAAGTTCGCCTGATCCGCAAGCAGCTTTGACCGAACTCGAATTTCTGTTGTTGACACCCCAAAACTACACCAGCTCTGTTCTAAACACCATTGCAATTCAACCCGCTCCGCAATACATCGAAAGCTAtaaacgaaagcgacaaGAACTTTCGTTGCTGGAACAGCCGGGAGCGGCCATGGTACAGAATGGAGAGATTGACACCTGGAAACGCCTCAAAAGACAAGAGCGGGCTCGAGAAAACACGGATGAAATCAGGGCAGCCCTCAACGTTTATACAGCCAACCTAAATTTCAATGCCGACTCATATATTTTCAACGAATCCAAGGCACTCAAATCGAAACTCATTCGGGAAGACAAACTTCCCGACGTCAAGACTGTTATCGCATCCGATATGGGGATGCGTTATCTGTACCGCAATCAAGTCTTGACGGCAATGGATGAAGCGCGAGCAGAATTGCGCTACCAGTTGACGCTGTCTTCAAATGCGATGGATGTGGCTGATTTGGTGGAGTTGCTAGAAAAGGCACGGAACGCGTTGGACACTTGGCTTTCACTTATTGATCCTCCTGACCTTCGTGAAGCACAACATGCACTAGCGATGGCTACATAATGCCTCTTTGGGCAATTAGAAGTGATGCGTCGACTCAAAGGACTGCAGCACGCAAACAATTTAGCAATTTCTAGATAAGAAGGGTTTTCAATCTTCGTCGCCTTTGGAATCCAACGTGATTCGGGACACACGAAGCCCGATCATTTTGGAGAGTCCAGCCTCGGCTAGTGTCATTTCGCTGACATCGTATGTAAATGAATTTTGGCCGTTCATGGTGGTAAGTACCACCGTTTCCCGTTCTAAGTCGAACATGGCATCAACCCAGTCAAAAATAGTTCCTAGCGCCTCGCTCGACGCGAAACGCCTTCGCCCGGACCGGCCATCGGAAAACCGTAACGCGACAGTTTTGGCATCCGCAACTTCAGATCCGGGCTCATTGGGCAGCGACTCCAGCAACATTTGCCGTCGTTCCTGTACCGCAgcttgccgtttcttttctGCGTTCTCTCGAGCAAGACGCTCTTCTCTTTTTTGAAGCTCCCGTTCCTGACGACCAATATCACTTTGTACACTACCTTTGTAGCCCTCAACACGTTCCTTGTGCAAGCCCAGTTCTCGCAGTTCTGTATGCATCATAGTATACTGTTTGGCGTGTCGCTTACGAAGGGCATTGAGCCATGCTACCATCATTTCGGCTGAGGGAGGTGGGCTGCAGTGATGTTGGGCCAAGAGTCGAGGTACCATTCTAGAGATGCCCTGCTTGTCAATGACCTGTGCTAGGTACGCGACGACAAGAATTGGTCTCTTTTGACCTTTGCTGCCTGTGGGTTGCGCTTTTAAGCGTTTAATTGCGGCGATAGCTTCAGGAGATCCTGCCTTGGCACTCCAAAGCGTGAAGGAGCCGGTCGTTTGGCCCTTACGGGCCTTCTTTTCCGCGACGCTGGATACTTCGGCACTAAGGAAGGCCTCAATCACTCCGGTATCGGCCTGTAGCTCTCCAGGTTTTGAAGCGGGAATCAATACTAATAACAGGCGACCGTTGGCTCGAGATGCCTTGAGTGCATCAACTATGTTGCCGCCCAATACTGGAGACGGCCGCTCCACCTCGGCTCGAGAGCTATTAACTcggtacgacgacgagagaAACTCTCCAAAGTCCGAGTTGCGAGTCCGAGTTTTAGCGACTACCGATTTCGCTCCTTTTGGAGATGATTTCTTTGCTTTCTCTGCTGCCTCGTCTTTGTCTTCTGCATCGTCCTTCGCAGTACCAGGAGAATTCCAGGCAGCCGACACCATCCTCTTGAGTCCTCGAAAGATCTGAGTTGCGATACCCAATTCGACGTCTTCCCCTTCGTCGCTACCTTGAAAAGCTGCCTGTAGGCCCCGGCCAAGTGCTTTAATCGATCCCAAGGTGACCTTTCCGAAAAAGACAGCCACTTTTTTGGGAAGATTCAGGACAGTTCTTCCATTCGAAGCAAGTGCGAcgccgtcatcgtcgtcgctgctggCTGCGTCAGAAAATTCATCGTCGCTACCTCCTCTCGGCAGGTGTAGACTTCTCGTTTGCTGCAGCTCCCAGGTCTTCCTCCGGTACAGAATGGGACCAGGTTCGAAACGAGACGCCCTGGCGGAACCTTCTTGGCGGATCACTCCATCAACGGAAGTTGGGATGCCGGCAACCACCAAGACCAAGACGGCAAAAGCGAGTAATGCTTGTACCGCCGGCGTTTTCCGCTCGGACATTATCCCGTGATCTACCTTTTCGATTGAGGTTTTCCCTGTGATGACTTGATCAAACAAACGAATCCGTTTGTTTGCTTGATTTTCTCCCTCGCTTCGTTTGGCGCAGAATTTTGGTGAGCCGATACGGACACAGTTGTCGTTGGATGCTAGAgtagctagtagtagtaggGAATGGTCGAACCCCAAACCTGCTTCCAGGTGGCGCCCTATGCTGGTTGGTATTCGGAAACAAGTATAGGGTATAGGGGTGTGTCGCTCTATGGTATCTGATCAAACAATCCGAGTACAACTACTGTAACACGGGAATTTATTGAGTCTTAGCGGTACTTGCTGCATTGCTCCGTAAGTATGCGGACGCATTAACGACTATGCAACTACCAGAATAAAACGGAAACAAGGCATTTTCTACTAGAAGGTAAACTAGGTAGGTCTCTCCAGCGGGTTGTGCTTTAGGCGGCGGCCGCAGAAACACCggccttggccttggcggcggccgtCTTCTTTTCGTAAATGTCCCGGATAGCAAAGGCGGCGAGCGTTTGCATAAGACCGGTACCATTGTTGGATCCGGGGGCGGTAGCCAGGGCGAGCATGGCCTGGGTCATTTCTCCGTAAAACTTGGTCTTGGTGTTGCTCAAGGCGGATTCCACGTAGACAAGCTCCTGGATGTTGTCAAAGTTTCCGTCCATTTCGAGGACCTGAGCGTCCTTGCCGAAGAATTCTTCGGGGTAGTATGCGAGCTTGATTCCGGGGGCGGGGCTGGAGAGTTTGGTGGGAGCGGGGGTCCATTCGATCGAGGATCCCTCGTCAAAGAGGAAGCAGGGGTCGAAGTTTTCCACGCCTTCCTTCTGGATGCACCGGACACGGAGAGTCTTCTTGTCGTCCTGGTCGAGTCGAGTGGGGAGAACTTCAATGATAAGGTCGGCGAGCTGCTTCTGGGGGTCAATGTATGCGTCGAAATCGGGCTTGCGGGCTTCGATGGAGGCCAAGATCGATTCCATGGAGTGACCACGCTCTTCCATGTCACGCTGCACCTTCCAGTTGAGCTTGACATCGTCGGAAATATCGAGGTAGAGAGAGAAGTCGAGCAAATCGAGGACACGCTTGTCGTGCATGGGGTGTAGACCCTCAAAGATGATGATGGGAGTCGGTTCGATTGTTTCGGGTGTATCGAGGGTACCGTTGACGTGATTGTAGATGGGCTTTTCGACCGTCTTGCCGTCCTTGAGTGCCTTGACCTGTTCGTACATGAGGTCAAAGTTGTTTTCTTCCGGGTCGAGGGCAGTTCGCATGGTAACCTTCCGTCCGGCGCGGTCGTTGAGATGGTAGTCGTCTAGACAGATGACGGTCGTCAAGTCCGAGACGAGCGTGTTGGTTTCCCAGCTACCCTTGTCGAATCCACCGCCGAGGGggccgacgacgtccccgCCAAAGATGTTGGTTAGACGACGCATGAAAGTGGACTTTCCGCAGCCCGAATCGGCCGCTACACCGATAATGATGGGTGTCTGTCCCTCCTTGAGAGCCATGTTCAGGCTACTCGCGGACGGGGCCACACCGCGCAGGTTCGACGGCACGAACGCTGTCGGTGCAAAGGCAGCCGCTGTTGCGGTGAGAGAGGCAAAGACAGCAAACTTCATGTTTGGGATCAGAAGTAATGGAAGTGAGGACGAGTAGTACAATCTAAAACAATATTAATAAGACAGACTTGTGAGAGGGATTGTGTCGAGACGGGAGGCAACGAGAAAGGTTTCCCTTCTCGCTCGTGGGCTCACGTATCTTCGAGAAAACGTACGTCGTCCAAGCCTGGCGTACCGTACGAacgctagctagctctagctaCAGAGAGAGCTTAGCCAGCAGCGTACTGCCTCCGGTCGAGCCAATCCCTGGATCGGAAAACCTCGTGGTTTGGGGCTGGCgcaccaccacaacaacaagtacGTGCGTGTATACTCTCTATCTATCGATGGTATCTGGTCTCTGTCGGTCGGTTCGGTTTCCGCGTACGTCCTCGTGTGCGTGAGTACAAGGGGTACGACGTGGCGCGCCGCGACCACGAAAATGGATTCTCCACCAATCCGATGCTTGCGTGACATCACTCCGACGTGGGTAACCGTGAATCGATCCTCCGGAATGGGATTGGTATTGGGGGGTAACAGTGGCTGTGATTCACAGTCTAATGTAAAATTGTCGTCAACTTTGGATTCGGAATACAGGACAGACCCTGCTGGAAGCAGACAGACGATTATTCCAAATTGGTTTGTTCGGGGGGAGAAAAACACGCGCGCACCAAGCGGGCATAGGCGGGAGAATGGAATCGGTGACGACGGCAACAATGCGAATCACCGAGAGAGCGAAAGTCACCGCGGAATATACCTCACCTGTTTGCCTACCCGTCCAACTACCTCCATGCCGGCATGCCTACCGCCTAGCAGAGTTAGCTGTCCATTTCAATTTCACAGACGGAACAATTTTCCTACGTCCTCTGGCCAGTGGAGAGGCACACACATTCCCGTAGAGCAATTGggcaataccaacaacacaaggATCAAGGAGTCGTCATGTCCGTCGGTTTGACGCAACGAAAGAAGGGCGGCACCGAAGTCGTCGACGATGAGGCAACGTCGTCGAGTTCCAACCCACCGTCCCACCAATCGTCCACGGACGATTTGAAAGGCATGCAAAAGCCGTCGACAGTCCCGCGCAAGTCGCTCAAGGAGCGCTCTCAGATTCCTTACAGTATGTACGTTATCTACGGCACCATATTTGCGCTTGAATTCTACGGTGGTGTCTATCGCGTCGAGACGTTGCAAAGCTGGTGGCGGTCCATGGCGACCTCGGCTAGCACGTGCGTTGCACTCTTGGGTTACACGCGCGACTTGACCAAGACTGCCGTTGACGGGGAATATCAGGATTGGCAGGAATATGCACAAACGGGTGTCATCTTTTCGCTGGTCTTGTCGCTCCTCTACGTGTTCTTCGTCGCACCGTTTCGGGCCGGATTATGGACCGGAACCAGAGCCCGTCGGCACAAGATCCATCGATACATGGGGCTCATGTATCTCGTACAGTACACATTTGCTTGGGTCGAATATTTTACCGATTACGACAACGCTGCCAAAAGCTTTTTACCCCATTTCATTGCCCTCAATGGTACGTACGCATCGTATTGCCGCTTTCGGTTTCAGTCCGTGTGTTGTGAGTTGCCGTTCGGTTTCTTCTCACACGCTCTTCTTCTCCGCCTAATCAGGGATTATCCAAGGAACATCGGCCTACTTTTCGTTCAAGGTTCTACCCGATCTCATCGATGCTGGATACTACTCCGACAAAGCTGTGCTGTCACGTAACTTTGTTCACGAAAATCTCTTCTTTTCGCTCATGTCCGTATGGGGATCCATCTACTACAATACCCCTGTCCGATCTATTATGCAGACACACTTGGGAGGTAAGCTGGTGGAAGGAATATATCTCTTCTTTCCCTACATTCTCGTGAGGACATGGTTTCCCGTGACACGCTTCTCCAACACTGGTACAACCTACAAGGGTCGCTCCGAGAGCAACAAACGCTTCTACGAAATTGGGACCTTTACAGTCAAGATTTTCTTTCTCTGGGCCAAGTACTTTTGTGGATTCTTCATCAACTGGCTCGTCTACCTCGATCTCGTTACTACTGAACAGTGGAAATTCCTGCATGGTCTATTCTTGCTCAACCTTGGCACCGTCAGTTTGGCGGTGTTCTTACACACGCTGCGGTTCAAAAAGGTGCTTCCGGCCAAATTTACCTTTTCGTTGTACTTGGTGCAAATATATTTGACCTTCACTGCCATTCCGCTGGCTTACGACATGTTTGCCTCCCATCCGAACCTTTGCGCACTCTGTGCCTCGGGAATTCTGTGCAACATGACACGAAGCCGCAAGATTCACGGCTTGTGGTGTCTAGCCTCCCTATACCTCTTGACACAAACCGATATTTCGTGGTAGTGGCGTCGCCGCCACTATAATCGGCAGGGGAGAAGACACATATTTTTTTCGTCGTAGTTTGTTGTCACATAAGTGATATGCCTTTCGCTTACATTCACAGTAACTGCAAACCCCCCTTAACGTGTCCTGCACGCAAACGGTAGCTTTTCGTTTTGATTGTCAGTATGGactttctgactgtgaaatcaAAGATATCGTACGCCTGTCGGACCGGACGAGTTTCGTGAGGGCGGGTCCGTAAATCGTTGTTTTTCTTGGATGGATTAACGGTAGTAGTGTAAGTAGGCATTTCCGCATGACTGTAGTTCGCCATTTTATTGGTATCTAAAGACGGGAGCCAAAATTCTATTTAATAGCCACATTTAGATACAATTGCCCCCGACGAATTTTCGCGCTGCCTGCAATAAGTTTTGGAGTTTTAGGAGGCCGTCTAAAAACCAGCGAATCAAAACAAAGATCGAAAAAGGTCACGAGCCGTGAGGCCGCTTACCCGCGAAACTCGCAGAGTGATTTTGACTCGGATTGGTAATTTGCTCTCGTTACAGTCGATTCGCTCATGCCAATCCACCTTTGTTGCCGTGGCCATAGAACGAACCTCTGCCATTGGGCTTGGTTGTAACATACTCTACCATTGATGTTCGTTTGAAGACGTATATATCACGTCCACAAACTGCGCCTCGTTCGCAACTACCGTTGGGGCCAACTGTAAGTCAAGTGACAGAATCGATAAAGACCTCGAAAAAATCCAATCCAGTCTTGCCAGATGGAAACTGCTCTAAAGCACCTTCCGCTCGTGCCCGACGTTATCTTGTCATCGGACGGATCAGCAGATACAGACGACACGGAACCCGCAAAAGAGTCGTCTTTGCGTCTCGGAGAGACTTCGCTGAGCGCCACTCGCGCGAACCGCAAAATGTCTTCTGCTGTTGTGACCCGCTCCAACTCGAATCGCGACTTGCTTGAAAATCGTCCCAAAATAGTAGTTCCAGGCTTGGAACGCGAACACTCGAAAGTCGGCTTTTTCCCGAAAAGGAATCCTCCGGCAGCGATGCGAAGATCGAGTACAGTCACTTTGGACCCCGCCATTTCCGATTTTGTAGTACACCCTCCCCCACTACGGTTGGACGCCTGGTCCGAAACCCCGGCAGCTAAATTCAAGGTTCGCGGTACTAAATATTTACAGGACCGCATTAAAGTGCCGTCCGAAGCCTCTGCGTTTCATTTGCTATGTGTTGATCTCGTGAAAGTGAATCAGCCGATTTTCACAGGACTGTGTTCACATCCGAACGAACGCATTCAAAGAGCCCTCGCAAAGGAGCGCGAAACTGGATTACGGATCTTGCCAGATTTTGTATTTGCCGTGAATTTGTGCGTTCCGGGAAAATCTTACTACCACTGGGTGGCCTATTTTGGGGTAGATGATATACAAATGATCAAAACTCAAGAAACACCCTTGGGGCGAGTGGCGAATccgtttttctttggcccGTCAGACGAGTTTCGCAGCAAGGTTTTCAAGCTTATACCTCGAATTGTAGAAGGGAACTTTGTGGTCAAGAAAGCCGTAGGTTCTAAACCGTCTATTCTGGGTCGCAAGCTGAAGCAATACTACATCCAGAACGAGCGCTTCATGGAGCTAATTGTGGATATTGGATCGGACTGTATGGCACAGCGAATCGTCAAGCTGGCGCTGGGGTATGCCAAGACGTTGGAAGTTGACATGATGTTTTTATTAGAAGGGGTGCATCCGTCGATGCTACCCGAGCGGATTTTAGGAGGAGTTCGGATGATCAATATTGATTTTAAAGAGAAAGACGGCCAGCGTGTATGTCCTCCTCCTCACAAAACATAGGTTTTGCTGTTGCGGAAGTAAAGATCGAGAGTTGTCTTTGCACCTCTTGATCAATGCTATAAAGAGTGTTTCAATTGACTGTTCGATTCCCTCTTGCTCTCGATGGAAAAATATGTAGATGATTGGATACTGTAGCGATATTGACAAAGAAGTTTGGATTCTACTGTCTCCAGAAGGACTACTCGGGACTACCACTACTTCTGTTTTAAGTTCCGCATTCCTCCTCCACGTGTCGAACCCATTTTTTCGTATCGCCTCACATTTTCACCACCCCACCTGTCACCTGCTGATTTTACAATCACAAATTTATGCACCATGAAGCCTTTTAGCCTTTCCACTGTTGTACTCATTCTAAGCAGCCTCTCACTATCGGCTTCTGCCGGCGTGTCTTTTTCCCAGAGTCTTGGAGTATCCCGGAGCGGCAGTGTTTTCGGGATCCCGCGTGGCGGCGGTTTGTTTGGAGGAAAAGATGAATCCAAAAAGTACGTACTGAACTTGATTCTATCTGATATGAAATGGAGAACGCATAACTGACAATTTTTACAAAACCCGTGTCAAAGGGAAACTACTGTAGATGAGGAGACAAAAAAGTATGCCGCCATGACACAAGAAGAGATTGAAGAATGGTTGGAGCATGTTCCTGTCTTCGCGGTTACCGATTCGAACGGAGCGGGTGTTGTTCTCAAGCCCGAAAACGACACAAGTGTGTTCTATTTTTTCTTGAATCCTATGCAAGCTAATGCTACCTTGACGCAGCTCAAAGGTGCCAATGACGAAATGGATCTGAAGGTATCCGCTTTTTCTCTCGGAAAAATTTGGTTCAACCTTTTGAATGGCGACCCCGAACGGGAAGTCAAGCTCACCTCGCCTGGTGCCGAGGACGGAGAAGGTGAGACCACAAAGGGAGTTGAGTACCGACTAGTACCTGATACCCGTGATTTGCTTGGAGCTCG
Coding sequences:
- a CDS encoding predicted protein, encoding MPSSLEEAEHFIGHFDDYAATIRQPDLRLSSDPFDLSLSTNLGTSSAKDPSRLSARSFTSDNNNKARNPTSVAVTRSALIEYPLRLSNEKGFQTVKGQRMSLDSRFPLIFGPVLGNGRGNWSGSIGASSVAKGSTGFLTGTLAGRYQFSNNLGFVESGISTVGDHKEIKIGGSTDIGFSKSTFSSIDISTPMNQQPTCKADVSISRKLSESYTLKGTVSLDQRLCSSAAVSTGVTINAHTQHPWRLSAGWSKTCFPFLSFSVSPRTSAKRSFNLSTRWSGGSGLNVGFSLSQKLQRAICISMGILRTFKGLTWTLVWSDADLTVRIPIILDAGHINPWFTTMEAFYAIVLSHALQETISRVFNELNGNQTTAGRDVKRGQTGMKSRAQAIQQQKLMESRAVARVRQETKENGLVIQKAIYYISGGDSFDVTVPMQFWVSESSIKLADVSKKNLLGFCPLEFPGQTEKEAAYGEDLGK
- a CDS encoding predicted protein — translated: MASVRTESGLYVYVEPKERWVSRRTVFQSTIAASVSIVSMSGQFVLADEVEESSVLPQTTTRPYAPTEFLMPAVRVQHVIERAYDLATSLQVPSSPDPQAALTELEFLLLTPQNYTSSVLNTIAIQPAPQYIESYKRKRQELSLLEQPGAAMVQNGEIDTWKRLKRQERARENTDEIRAALNVYTANLNFNADSYIFNESKALKSKLIREDKLPDVKTVIASDMGMRYLYRNQVLTAMDEARAELRYQLTLSSNAMDVADLVELLEKARNALDTWLSLIDPPDLREAQHALAMAT
- a CDS encoding predicted protein, which translates into the protein MSERKTPAVQALLAFAVLVLVVAGIPTSVDGVIRQEGSARASRFEPGPILYRRKTWELQQTRSLHLPRGGSDDEFSDAASSDDDDGVALASNGRTVLNLPKKVAVFFGKVTLGSIKALGRGLQAAFQGSDEGEDVELGIATQIFRGLKRMVSAAWNSPGTAKDDAEDKDEAAEKAKKSSPKGAKSVVAKTRTRNSDFGEFLSSSYRVNSSRAEVERPSPVLGGNIVDALKASRANGRLLLVLIPASKPGELQADTGVIEAFLSAEVSSVAEKKARKGQTTGSFTLWSAKAGSPEAIAAIKRLKAQPTGSKGQKRPILVVAYLAQVIDKQGISRMVPRLLAQHHCSPPPSAEMMVAWLNALRKRHAKQYTMMHTELRELGLHKERVEGYKGSVQSDIGRQERELQKREERLARENAEKKRQAAVQERRQMLLESLPNEPGSEVADAKTVALRFSDGRSGRRRFASSEALGTIFDWVDAMFDLERETVVLTTMNGQNSFTYDVSEMTLAEAGLSKMIGLRVSRITLDSKGDED
- the Prk gene encoding phosphoribulokinase (Phosphoribulokinase, chloroplast enzyme, Calvin cycle) — its product is MKFAVFASLTATAAAFAPTAFVPSNLRGVAPSASSLNMALKEGQTPIIIGVAADSGCGKSTFMRRLTNIFGGDVVGPLGGGFDKGSWETNTLVSDLTTVICLDDYHLNDRAGRKVTMRTALDPEENNFDLMYEQVKALKDGKTVEKPIYNHVNGTLDTPETIEPTPIIIFEGLHPMHDKRVLDLLDFSLYLDISDDVKLNWKVQRDMEERGHSMESILASIEARKPDFDAYIDPQKQLADLIIEVLPTRLDQDDKKTLRVRCIQKEGVENFDPCFLFDEGSSIEWTPAPTKLSSPAPGIKLAYYPEEFFGKDAQVLEMDGNFDNIQELVYVESALSNTKTKFYGEMTQAMLALATAPGSNNGTGLMQTLAAFAIRDIYEKKTAAAKAKAGVSAAAA
- a CDS encoding predicted protein; amino-acid sequence: MSVGLTQRKKGGTEVVDDEATSSSSNPPSHQSSTDDLKGMQKPSTVPRKSLKERSQIPYSMYVIYGTIFALEFYGGVYRVETLQSWWRSMATSASTCVALLGYTRDLTKTAVDGEYQDWQEYAQTGVIFSLVLSLLYVFFVAPFRAGLWTGTRARRHKIHRYMGLMYLVQYTFAWVEYFTDYDNAAKSFLPHFIALNGIIQGTSAYFSFKVLPDLIDAGYYSDKAVLSRNFVHENLFFSLMSVWGSIYYNTPVRSIMQTHLGGKLVEGIYLFFPYILVRTWFPVTRFSNTGTTYKGRSESNKRFYEIGTFTVKIFFLWAKYFCGFFINWLVYLDLVTTEQWKFLHGLFLLNLGTVSLAVFLHTLRFKKVLPAKFTFSLYLVQIYLTFTAIPLAYDMFASHPNLCALCASGILCNMTRSRKIHGLWCLASLYLLTQTDISW
- a CDS encoding predicted protein → AWSETPAAKFKVRGTKYLQDRIKVPSEASAFHLLCVDLVKVNQPIFTGLCSHPNERIQRALAKERETGLRILPDFVFAVNLCVPGKSYYHWVAYFGVDDIQMIKTQETPLGRVANPFFFGPSDEFRSKVFKLIPRIVEGNFVVKKAVGSKPSILGRKLKQYYIQNERFMELIVDIGSDCMAQRIVKLALGYAKTLEVDMMFLLEGVHPSMLPERILGGVRMINID